A single region of the Salvelinus sp. IW2-2015 linkage group LG20, ASM291031v2, whole genome shotgun sequence genome encodes:
- the LOC111981182 gene encoding Golgi SNAP receptor complex member 2, whose translation METLYHQTNKQIQEVQSLMGRLENTDRQSVHLLENELQARIEQIFSHLERLEILASKEPPNRRQNAKLRVDQLKYDVQHLQTALRNFQHRRYSRETQDREREELMSRTFTTNDADTSIPIDETLQLNSNLNNAHRGMDDLLGSGSSILTGLRDQRGTLKGTHKKMLDVANMLGLSNTVMRLIEKRATQDKLIMIGGMLLTCVVMFLVVKYLG comes from the exons ATGGAGACATTGTACCATCAAACAAATAA GCAAATCCAGGAGGTGCAGTCGCTCATGGGACGCCTGGAGAACACAGATCGTCAGTCTGTCCACT TGTTGGAGAACGAGCTGCAGGCCAGAATCGAGCAGATCTTCAGCCATTTGGAACGTCTGGAAATCCTGGCTAGCAAAGAACCGCCAAACCGCCGTCAGAACGCCAAACT GCGGGTAGACCAGCTGAAGTATGATGTTCAGCACCTCCAGACGGCGCTGAGGAACTTCCAGCACCGTCGCTACTCACGAGAGACCCAGgaccgagagagggaggagctcaTGAGTCGTACCTTCACCACCAAC GATGCAGACACCTCCATCCCCATAGACGAGACGTTGCAGTTGAACTCCAACCTGAACAACGCACACAGAGGCATGGACGACCTCCTGGGCAGCGGCAGCAGCATCCTCACCGGACTCAGGGACCAGAGGGGCACgctcaag GGGACCCATAAGAAGATGCTGGATGTGGCCAACATGCTGGGTCTGTCCAACACGGTGATGAGGCTGATCGAGAAGAGGGCCACCCAGGATAAGTTAATCATGATTGGAGGGATGCTGCTCACCTGTGTGGTCATGTTCCTGGTGGTCAAGTACCTGGGCTGA